The following are from one region of the Colius striatus isolate bColStr4 chromosome Z, bColStr4.1.hap1, whole genome shotgun sequence genome:
- the LOC104558995 gene encoding G patch domain-containing protein 8-like isoform X2: MGMGRMEMELDYAEDATERRRVLEVEKEDTEELRQKYKDYVDKEKAIAKALEDLRANFYCELCDKQYQKHQEFDNHINSYDHAHKQRLKDLKQREFARNVSSRSRKDERKQEKALRRLHELAEQRRQPECAPGSGPMFRTTTVAVDEEAGDDDDVAANSGSFVQAPGGQAAELTPDRGFLSPGQAGGAAVPSQAPLQAAQAISFGIKGALGTPLQKIGVSFSFAKKTPVKLETIASVFKDHGEESSPADGAKADERGSSDAGSLQKSAEGEGTNSCDGKAEEDEQHDKDGGSLATTLSKLKKMRREDGPTAVEPEYYHYIPPAHCKVKPNFQFLLFMKSTEQMEAENANKKPPHEGKKGTSPRPKAAKQGEKAAESTGQQKEPAPAEPAAQQSKPELKEALENVSEQESKQLAESRVPEADPARDAAQPGSGSKDVSEGPKHPTGPFFPVLSKDESTTLQWPSELLIFTRAEPSISYSCNPLYFDFKLSRNKDAKGKGAERPKDAGGLGREPAQGTDGGDTGKAKEAESAAGGSALKVESKPLSTCGPQSKQEAGAASGSKGEGEDGGRSKGKAGRSHKHKKKKKHKKSSKHKRKHREEAEEKGRKADPGEEKPKRRRRRRHKKGKSSLSAEPERAPKPEVPEDCGHLQRRKRRSQEPARKGPSAEEGSGARREDGGGSCQEHGGRKHRAEPQRLPASRRRCPGPGPGPGRSGRRSRQSSGDDDDSEEGSQRKRRRQKSPWRDSDEPESGSEASRSRSRSGRGRSSRGSCSSSSAASSGRSRYSRRRSYSDDSYSDYSERSRCRSKRSDSDGSERRSKCRKYSSSDDDYSSSGSGSRSRSRSRSAPRSRSRTRSRGRTRSSSRSRSRSKRRSRSGTGRSWKRSRSYSRDRSRSARSRSQRSLSRKGSRGRESPEERRSGRRDFIRSKIYRSQSPQYFRGGRGEAGPPRKEEGKGEDAKGPGSLSQSSGGSGASTGRASEGDCSPEERNSVTAKLLLEKIQSRKVEKKPCVADENKVGIKLKDPPQGYFGPKLPPSLGNKPVLPLIGKLPTVRKPSTKRYDECGLERGEEQELSDSEDASQGAEEAQLPGQALLEEAAMAMQDEPVEEQKREEAAAEMPSLPPEAPALPKRFGSGELVMPHGFLADGAEGLEPRDGGGQALPVEAGLMPLVPDVEHFPGYVPPSGEPSAEGEREGDDSSLAPLESQPITFTPEEMEKYSKLQQAAQQHIQQQLLAKQVKAFPASAALAPAAPALQPIHIQQPAAAAAAASATSITTVQHAILQHHAAAAAAAIGIHPHPQPLAQVHHIPQPHLTPISLSHLTHSIIPGHPATFLASHPIHIIPASAIHPGPFAFHPVPHALYPTLLAPRPAAAAAATALHLHPLLHPIFSGQDLQHPPSHGT; the protein is encoded by the exons GATTATGTTGATAAAGAGAAGGCCATTGCCAAAGCTTTGGAAGACCTCCGAGCCAATTTCTACTGTGAGCTCTGTGACAAGCAGTACCAAAAGCACCAAGAGTTTGACAACCACATCAACTCCTATGATCATGCTCACAAGCAG AGGTTGAAGGATCTCAAGCAGAGGGAGTTCGCACGCAACGTCTCGTCCAGGTCGCGGAAGGATGAGAGGAAGCAGGAGAAAGCCCTGCGGCGCCTGCACGAGCTGGCTGAGCAGCGGAGGCAGCCCGAGTG TGCTCCCGGCAGCGGGCCCATGTTCAGAACCACCACGGTGGCCGTGGACGAGGAAGCTGGAGACGACGACGACGTGGCGGCCAACAGCGGCTCCTTCGTGCAGGCGCCCGGTGGCCAGGCTGCGGAGCTGACTCCGGACAGAGGCTTCCTCAGCCCTGGGCAAGCGGGTGGCGCTGCCGTGCCCAGCCAGGCGCCGCTGCAGGCGGCACAGGCCATCAGCTTTGGCATCAAGGGCGCTCTGGGCACGCCGCTGCAGAAGATCGGCGTCTCCTTCTCCTTTGCCAAGAAGACTCCGGTGAAGCTCGAGACCATAGCTTCGGTGTTCAAGGACCACGGGGAGGAGTCGAGCCCTGCAGACGGAGCAAAAGCTGACGAGAGGGGCTCCTCGGACGCGGGGAGCCTGCAGAAGTCTGCCGAGGGCGAAGGCACCAACAGTTGCGACGGCAAGGCGGAGGAGGACGAGCAGCACGACAAGGATGGCGGCTCTTTAGCCACCACCTTATCCAAGCTGAAGAAGATGAGACGAGAGGACGGACCGACGGCAGTGGAACCGGAATACTACCACTACATCCCCCCAGCCCACTGCAAAGTGAAGCCTAACTTTCAATTCCTGCTTTTCATGAAGTCTACCGAGCAAATGGAAGCTGAGAATGCgaacaaaaaacccccccacGAAGGTAAAAAGGGCACCTCTCCCAGACCCAAAGCTGCCAAGCAGGGGGAGAAGGCCGCTGAGAGCACGGGGCAGCAGAAGGAGCCGGCTCCCGCTGaacctgcagctcagcagagcaaaCCCGAGCTGAAAGAGGCCCTAGAGAACGTGAGCGAGCAGGAGAGCAAGCAGCTGGCAGAGAGCCGCGTGCCCGAGGCAGACCCCGCCAGAGACGCCGCCCAGCCCGGCTCGGGCTCCAAGGACGTCTCTGAAGGACCAAAGCACCCCACGGGACCCTTCTTCCCCGTCCTGAGTAAAGACGAGAGCACGACCCTGCAGTGGCCTTCAGAGCTTCTCATCTTCACCAGAGCGGAGCCGTCCATCTCCTACAGCTGTAACCCCCTCTACTTCGACTTCAAGCTCTCCCGCAACAAAGACGCCAAAGGGAAGGGGGCAGAGAGGCCGAAGGACGCCGGGGGGCTGGGCAGAGAGCCCGCTCAGGGCACGGACGGTGGGGACACGGGCAAAGCCAAGGAGGCAGAGAGCGCGGCCGGCGGCTCGGCTCTGAAGGTGGAAAGCAAACCTCTGTCCACCTGCGGCCCCCAGAGCAAGCAGGAGGCCGGTGCGGCCAGCGGCAGcaagggagagggggaagacGGCGGGAGGAGCAAGGGCAAGGCTGGCCGGTCCCAcaagcacaaaaagaaaaagaagcacaaAAAGTCCAGCAAACACAAACGCAAACACAGGGAGGAGGCGGAGGAGAAGGGCAGGAAGGCCGACCCGGGGGAGGAGAAGCCCAAGAGGCGGCGGAGGCGCCGGCACAAGAAGGGCAAGTCCTCGCTGTCCGCCGAGCCGGAGCGGGCGCCCAAGCCCGAGGTGCCCGAGGACTGCGGCCACCTGCAGAGGAGGAAGCGCCGCTCGCAGGAGCCCGCGAGGAAGGGCCCGTCGGCCGAGGAGGGGAGCGGCGCCAGGAGAGAGGACGGCGGCGGCTCCTGCCAGGAGCACGGCGGCAGGAAACACAGAGCGGAGCCACAGCGGCTCCCCGCCTCCAGGAGAcgctgccccggccccggccccggccccggcagGAGCGGCCGCCGCAGCCGCCAGAGCAGCGGCGACGACGACGACAGCGAGGAGGGCTCCCAGCGCAAGCGCCGCCGCCAGAAGTCGCCCTGGCGCGACAGCGACGAGCCGGAGTCGGGCAGCGAGGCGTCGCGCAGCCGCTCGCGCTCGGGCCGCGGCCGCTCCTCGCGcggctcctgctccagcagctccgcGGCCTCCTCGGGCCGCAGCCGCTACAGCCGGCGCCGCAGCTACTCGGACGACAGCTACAGCGACTACAGCGAGCGCTCGCGCTGCCGCTCCAAGCGCTCCGACTCCGACGGCTCTGAGCGCCGCTCCAAGTGCCGCAAGTACTCCTCGTCCGACGACGACTACAGCTCGAGCGGGAGCGGGTCGAGGAGCCGGAGCAGGAGCCGCAGCGCTCCTCGCAGCAGGTCCCGGACGAGGAGCCGGGGCAGGACGCgcagcagcagccgcagccgcaGCCGCAGCAAGAGGAGGAGCCGCAGCGGCACGGGGCGCAGCTGGAAGCGCAGCCGCAGCTACAGCCGGGACCGCAGccgcagcgccaggagccgctCGCAGAGGTCCCTCTCCAGGAAGGGCTCTCGGGGCCGCGAGAGTCCCGAGGAGAGGAGGTCGGGGAGAAGGGACTTCATCAGGTCCAAGATCTACCGCTCGCAGTCTCCTCAGTACTTCCGCGGGGGCCGGGGCGAAGCGGGGCCGCCGAGGAAGGAGGAGGGCAAAGGGGAGGACGCCAAGGGGCCCGGCTCCCTCTCCCAGAGCAGCGGCGGCTCCGGCGCCAGCACTGGCAGGGCCTCGGAGGGCGACTGCAGCCCCGAGGAGAGGAACTCGGTCACCGctaagctgctgctggagaagatccAGTCCAGGAAGGTGGAGAAGAAGCCCTGCGTGGCCGACGAGAACAAGGTGGGCATCAAGCTCAAAGATCCTCCCCAGGGCTACTTCGGCCCcaagcttcctccttccctgggCAACAAGCCGGTTCTCCCCTTGATCGGGAAGCTGCCGACCGTGCGGAAGCCCAGCACCAAGCGGTACGACGAGTGCGGGCTGGAGAGGGGCGAGGAGCAGGAGCTGTCGGACTCCGAGGACGCCTCCCAGGGCGCAGAGGAGGCTCAGCTGCCCGGCCAGGCTCTCCTGGAAGAAGCCGCGATGGCGATGCAGGACGAGCCCGTGGAGGAGCAGAAGCGCGAGGAGGCCGCGGCGGAGATGCCGTCGCTGCCCCCGGAGGCGCCCGCGCTGCCCAAGCGCTTCGGCTCCGGCGAGCTGGTGATGCCGCACGGCTTCCTGGCGGATGGCGCCGAGGGGCTGGAGCCCAGGGATGGCGGCGGGCAGGCGCTGCCGGTGGAAGCCGGCCTGATGCCCTTGGTCCCGGACGTCGAGCACTTCCCCGGCTACGTGCCTCCGAGCGGGGAGCCCAGCGCCGAGGGGGAGCGGGAGGGCGACGACTCGTCGCTGGCGCCGCTGGAGAGCCAGCCCATCACCTTCACCCCCGAGGAGATGGAGAAGTACAGCAAGCTGCAGCAGGCggcccagcagcacatccagcagcagctcctggccaaGCAGGTCAAAGCCTTCCCCGCCTCGGCGGCCCTGGCGCCGGCCGCTCCCGCCCTGCAGCCCATCCACATCCAGcagccggcggcggcggcggccgcggcgtCGGCCACGTCCATCACCACGGTGCAACACGCCATCCTGCAGCAccacgccgccgccgccgccgccgccatcggCATCCACCCGCACCCGCAGCCCCTGGCGCAGGTCCATCACATCCCGCAGCCCCACCTGACGCCCATCTCCCTGTCCCACCTCACCCACTCCATCATCCCTGGCCACCCCGCCACCTTCCTGGCCAGCCACCCCATCCACATCATCCCCGCCTCCGCCATCCACCCGGGGCCCTTCGCCTTCCACCCGGTTCCCCACGCGCTCTACCCGACGCTGCTGGCGCCgcggcccgccgccgccgccgccgccacggCCTTGCACCTGCACCCCCTGCTGCACCCCATCTTCTCAGGACAGGACTTGCAGCACCCGCCCAGCCACGGCACATGA
- the LOC104558995 gene encoding G patch domain-containing protein 8-like isoform X1 produces MADRFSRFNEDRDFQGNHFDQYEEGHLEIEQASLDKPIESDNIGHRLLQKHGWKLGQGLGKSLQGRTDPIPIVVKYDVMGMGRMEMELDYAEDATERRRVLEVEKEDTEELRQKYKDYVDKEKAIAKALEDLRANFYCELCDKQYQKHQEFDNHINSYDHAHKQRLKDLKQREFARNVSSRSRKDERKQEKALRRLHELAEQRRQPECAPGSGPMFRTTTVAVDEEAGDDDDVAANSGSFVQAPGGQAAELTPDRGFLSPGQAGGAAVPSQAPLQAAQAISFGIKGALGTPLQKIGVSFSFAKKTPVKLETIASVFKDHGEESSPADGAKADERGSSDAGSLQKSAEGEGTNSCDGKAEEDEQHDKDGGSLATTLSKLKKMRREDGPTAVEPEYYHYIPPAHCKVKPNFQFLLFMKSTEQMEAENANKKPPHEGKKGTSPRPKAAKQGEKAAESTGQQKEPAPAEPAAQQSKPELKEALENVSEQESKQLAESRVPEADPARDAAQPGSGSKDVSEGPKHPTGPFFPVLSKDESTTLQWPSELLIFTRAEPSISYSCNPLYFDFKLSRNKDAKGKGAERPKDAGGLGREPAQGTDGGDTGKAKEAESAAGGSALKVESKPLSTCGPQSKQEAGAASGSKGEGEDGGRSKGKAGRSHKHKKKKKHKKSSKHKRKHREEAEEKGRKADPGEEKPKRRRRRRHKKGKSSLSAEPERAPKPEVPEDCGHLQRRKRRSQEPARKGPSAEEGSGARREDGGGSCQEHGGRKHRAEPQRLPASRRRCPGPGPGPGRSGRRSRQSSGDDDDSEEGSQRKRRRQKSPWRDSDEPESGSEASRSRSRSGRGRSSRGSCSSSSAASSGRSRYSRRRSYSDDSYSDYSERSRCRSKRSDSDGSERRSKCRKYSSSDDDYSSSGSGSRSRSRSRSAPRSRSRTRSRGRTRSSSRSRSRSKRRSRSGTGRSWKRSRSYSRDRSRSARSRSQRSLSRKGSRGRESPEERRSGRRDFIRSKIYRSQSPQYFRGGRGEAGPPRKEEGKGEDAKGPGSLSQSSGGSGASTGRASEGDCSPEERNSVTAKLLLEKIQSRKVEKKPCVADENKVGIKLKDPPQGYFGPKLPPSLGNKPVLPLIGKLPTVRKPSTKRYDECGLERGEEQELSDSEDASQGAEEAQLPGQALLEEAAMAMQDEPVEEQKREEAAAEMPSLPPEAPALPKRFGSGELVMPHGFLADGAEGLEPRDGGGQALPVEAGLMPLVPDVEHFPGYVPPSGEPSAEGEREGDDSSLAPLESQPITFTPEEMEKYSKLQQAAQQHIQQQLLAKQVKAFPASAALAPAAPALQPIHIQQPAAAAAAASATSITTVQHAILQHHAAAAAAAIGIHPHPQPLAQVHHIPQPHLTPISLSHLTHSIIPGHPATFLASHPIHIIPASAIHPGPFAFHPVPHALYPTLLAPRPAAAAAATALHLHPLLHPIFSGQDLQHPPSHGT; encoded by the exons GATTATGTTGATAAAGAGAAGGCCATTGCCAAAGCTTTGGAAGACCTCCGAGCCAATTTCTACTGTGAGCTCTGTGACAAGCAGTACCAAAAGCACCAAGAGTTTGACAACCACATCAACTCCTATGATCATGCTCACAAGCAG AGGTTGAAGGATCTCAAGCAGAGGGAGTTCGCACGCAACGTCTCGTCCAGGTCGCGGAAGGATGAGAGGAAGCAGGAGAAAGCCCTGCGGCGCCTGCACGAGCTGGCTGAGCAGCGGAGGCAGCCCGAGTG TGCTCCCGGCAGCGGGCCCATGTTCAGAACCACCACGGTGGCCGTGGACGAGGAAGCTGGAGACGACGACGACGTGGCGGCCAACAGCGGCTCCTTCGTGCAGGCGCCCGGTGGCCAGGCTGCGGAGCTGACTCCGGACAGAGGCTTCCTCAGCCCTGGGCAAGCGGGTGGCGCTGCCGTGCCCAGCCAGGCGCCGCTGCAGGCGGCACAGGCCATCAGCTTTGGCATCAAGGGCGCTCTGGGCACGCCGCTGCAGAAGATCGGCGTCTCCTTCTCCTTTGCCAAGAAGACTCCGGTGAAGCTCGAGACCATAGCTTCGGTGTTCAAGGACCACGGGGAGGAGTCGAGCCCTGCAGACGGAGCAAAAGCTGACGAGAGGGGCTCCTCGGACGCGGGGAGCCTGCAGAAGTCTGCCGAGGGCGAAGGCACCAACAGTTGCGACGGCAAGGCGGAGGAGGACGAGCAGCACGACAAGGATGGCGGCTCTTTAGCCACCACCTTATCCAAGCTGAAGAAGATGAGACGAGAGGACGGACCGACGGCAGTGGAACCGGAATACTACCACTACATCCCCCCAGCCCACTGCAAAGTGAAGCCTAACTTTCAATTCCTGCTTTTCATGAAGTCTACCGAGCAAATGGAAGCTGAGAATGCgaacaaaaaacccccccacGAAGGTAAAAAGGGCACCTCTCCCAGACCCAAAGCTGCCAAGCAGGGGGAGAAGGCCGCTGAGAGCACGGGGCAGCAGAAGGAGCCGGCTCCCGCTGaacctgcagctcagcagagcaaaCCCGAGCTGAAAGAGGCCCTAGAGAACGTGAGCGAGCAGGAGAGCAAGCAGCTGGCAGAGAGCCGCGTGCCCGAGGCAGACCCCGCCAGAGACGCCGCCCAGCCCGGCTCGGGCTCCAAGGACGTCTCTGAAGGACCAAAGCACCCCACGGGACCCTTCTTCCCCGTCCTGAGTAAAGACGAGAGCACGACCCTGCAGTGGCCTTCAGAGCTTCTCATCTTCACCAGAGCGGAGCCGTCCATCTCCTACAGCTGTAACCCCCTCTACTTCGACTTCAAGCTCTCCCGCAACAAAGACGCCAAAGGGAAGGGGGCAGAGAGGCCGAAGGACGCCGGGGGGCTGGGCAGAGAGCCCGCTCAGGGCACGGACGGTGGGGACACGGGCAAAGCCAAGGAGGCAGAGAGCGCGGCCGGCGGCTCGGCTCTGAAGGTGGAAAGCAAACCTCTGTCCACCTGCGGCCCCCAGAGCAAGCAGGAGGCCGGTGCGGCCAGCGGCAGcaagggagagggggaagacGGCGGGAGGAGCAAGGGCAAGGCTGGCCGGTCCCAcaagcacaaaaagaaaaagaagcacaaAAAGTCCAGCAAACACAAACGCAAACACAGGGAGGAGGCGGAGGAGAAGGGCAGGAAGGCCGACCCGGGGGAGGAGAAGCCCAAGAGGCGGCGGAGGCGCCGGCACAAGAAGGGCAAGTCCTCGCTGTCCGCCGAGCCGGAGCGGGCGCCCAAGCCCGAGGTGCCCGAGGACTGCGGCCACCTGCAGAGGAGGAAGCGCCGCTCGCAGGAGCCCGCGAGGAAGGGCCCGTCGGCCGAGGAGGGGAGCGGCGCCAGGAGAGAGGACGGCGGCGGCTCCTGCCAGGAGCACGGCGGCAGGAAACACAGAGCGGAGCCACAGCGGCTCCCCGCCTCCAGGAGAcgctgccccggccccggccccggccccggcagGAGCGGCCGCCGCAGCCGCCAGAGCAGCGGCGACGACGACGACAGCGAGGAGGGCTCCCAGCGCAAGCGCCGCCGCCAGAAGTCGCCCTGGCGCGACAGCGACGAGCCGGAGTCGGGCAGCGAGGCGTCGCGCAGCCGCTCGCGCTCGGGCCGCGGCCGCTCCTCGCGcggctcctgctccagcagctccgcGGCCTCCTCGGGCCGCAGCCGCTACAGCCGGCGCCGCAGCTACTCGGACGACAGCTACAGCGACTACAGCGAGCGCTCGCGCTGCCGCTCCAAGCGCTCCGACTCCGACGGCTCTGAGCGCCGCTCCAAGTGCCGCAAGTACTCCTCGTCCGACGACGACTACAGCTCGAGCGGGAGCGGGTCGAGGAGCCGGAGCAGGAGCCGCAGCGCTCCTCGCAGCAGGTCCCGGACGAGGAGCCGGGGCAGGACGCgcagcagcagccgcagccgcaGCCGCAGCAAGAGGAGGAGCCGCAGCGGCACGGGGCGCAGCTGGAAGCGCAGCCGCAGCTACAGCCGGGACCGCAGccgcagcgccaggagccgctCGCAGAGGTCCCTCTCCAGGAAGGGCTCTCGGGGCCGCGAGAGTCCCGAGGAGAGGAGGTCGGGGAGAAGGGACTTCATCAGGTCCAAGATCTACCGCTCGCAGTCTCCTCAGTACTTCCGCGGGGGCCGGGGCGAAGCGGGGCCGCCGAGGAAGGAGGAGGGCAAAGGGGAGGACGCCAAGGGGCCCGGCTCCCTCTCCCAGAGCAGCGGCGGCTCCGGCGCCAGCACTGGCAGGGCCTCGGAGGGCGACTGCAGCCCCGAGGAGAGGAACTCGGTCACCGctaagctgctgctggagaagatccAGTCCAGGAAGGTGGAGAAGAAGCCCTGCGTGGCCGACGAGAACAAGGTGGGCATCAAGCTCAAAGATCCTCCCCAGGGCTACTTCGGCCCcaagcttcctccttccctgggCAACAAGCCGGTTCTCCCCTTGATCGGGAAGCTGCCGACCGTGCGGAAGCCCAGCACCAAGCGGTACGACGAGTGCGGGCTGGAGAGGGGCGAGGAGCAGGAGCTGTCGGACTCCGAGGACGCCTCCCAGGGCGCAGAGGAGGCTCAGCTGCCCGGCCAGGCTCTCCTGGAAGAAGCCGCGATGGCGATGCAGGACGAGCCCGTGGAGGAGCAGAAGCGCGAGGAGGCCGCGGCGGAGATGCCGTCGCTGCCCCCGGAGGCGCCCGCGCTGCCCAAGCGCTTCGGCTCCGGCGAGCTGGTGATGCCGCACGGCTTCCTGGCGGATGGCGCCGAGGGGCTGGAGCCCAGGGATGGCGGCGGGCAGGCGCTGCCGGTGGAAGCCGGCCTGATGCCCTTGGTCCCGGACGTCGAGCACTTCCCCGGCTACGTGCCTCCGAGCGGGGAGCCCAGCGCCGAGGGGGAGCGGGAGGGCGACGACTCGTCGCTGGCGCCGCTGGAGAGCCAGCCCATCACCTTCACCCCCGAGGAGATGGAGAAGTACAGCAAGCTGCAGCAGGCggcccagcagcacatccagcagcagctcctggccaaGCAGGTCAAAGCCTTCCCCGCCTCGGCGGCCCTGGCGCCGGCCGCTCCCGCCCTGCAGCCCATCCACATCCAGcagccggcggcggcggcggccgcggcgtCGGCCACGTCCATCACCACGGTGCAACACGCCATCCTGCAGCAccacgccgccgccgccgccgccgccatcggCATCCACCCGCACCCGCAGCCCCTGGCGCAGGTCCATCACATCCCGCAGCCCCACCTGACGCCCATCTCCCTGTCCCACCTCACCCACTCCATCATCCCTGGCCACCCCGCCACCTTCCTGGCCAGCCACCCCATCCACATCATCCCCGCCTCCGCCATCCACCCGGGGCCCTTCGCCTTCCACCCGGTTCCCCACGCGCTCTACCCGACGCTGCTGGCGCCgcggcccgccgccgccgccgccgccacggCCTTGCACCTGCACCCCCTGCTGCACCCCATCTTCTCAGGACAGGACTTGCAGCACCCGCCCAGCCACGGCACATGA